In Bacteroidota bacterium, a single genomic region encodes these proteins:
- a CDS encoding 50S ribosomal protein L9, producing the protein MEIILKQDVKHLGYKNDILKVKNGYGLNYLIPQGLAKVADASAKKVLAETKKQTAFKEEKLRKAAMSTADFLKEVTVKVGAKAGENGKIFGSVTSLQLAEAIKKLGHEIDRKSITIDDEHIKSLGEYTAKARLSRDVVADIKFEVVEE; encoded by the coding sequence ATGGAAATTATATTAAAACAAGACGTAAAACACTTAGGATATAAGAATGATATCTTAAAAGTGAAAAACGGATATGGCTTAAATTACCTTATCCCGCAAGGCTTAGCAAAAGTTGCTGATGCTTCTGCGAAAAAAGTACTTGCTGAAACAAAAAAGCAAACTGCTTTTAAAGAAGAAAAATTGCGTAAAGCCGCTATGAGTACTGCCGATTTCTTAAAAGAAGTTACAGTAAAAGTAGGTGCAAAAGCAGGAGAGAACGGAAAAATTTTCGGTTCGGTTACTTCTTTGCAATTGGCTGAAGCAATTAAAAAATTAGGTCACGAAATCGACCGTAAATCCATCACCATTGATGACGAGCACATTAAGTCTTTGGGTGAGTATACTGCAAAAGCACGTTTATCGCGTGATGTAGTTGCGGATATTAAATTTGAAGTGGTGGAAGAATAA
- a CDS encoding 30S ribosomal protein S18, producing MAAKSAEIRFLNPPTVETQKKKYCRFKKSGMKYIDYKDPNFLLKFVNEQGKILPRRLTGTSVKYQRKVGTAIKRARHLALMPYVADMLK from the coding sequence ATGGCAGCAAAATCAGCAGAAATTAGATTTTTGAACCCTCCAACAGTGGAGACTCAAAAGAAAAAATATTGTCGTTTTAAGAAAAGCGGCATGAAGTATATCGACTACAAGGACCCAAACTTTTTATTGAAGTTTGTAAACGAGCAAGGTAAAATTTTACCACGCCGTTTAACCGGTACTTCTGTTAAGTATCAGCGCAAAGTGGGAACGGCTATTAAAAGAGCGCGTCACTTGGCTTTGATGCCTTATGTTGCAGATATGCTGAAGTAA
- a CDS encoding RsmB/NOP family class I SAM-dependent RNA methyltransferase, producing MDDKKKNFKTVDKRTLLKEVFKTLQFIFVDGTFMDKAMEKTMRNNKKWKVRERSFVAETIYDLVRNWRLILTCADTKAELSEHNWKTIYGTWLVIKGEELPETAEYKDINESKIISLLKKYEHIRKIWESYPDWLDERCERELGAAQWNKLAPALNHNASMVLRANSLKTNVPELQTTLAEVGIETETLPWAPEALQLKFSRNVFRYEPFKNGWFEVQDPASQMVADFLGAKPGMRVVDACAGAGGKTLHLAAMMKNKGNIIALDTKEFKLAELKKRAKRAGAAIVECRVIDSTKVVKRLKDSADRLLLDVPCSGLGVLRRNPDTKWMLKPEEIDNVIRTQREILERFSPITKVGGMMVYATCSILPSEGKEQIQWFLQNNAGWTLEGEKQYSPLAFDCDGFYMALMKRIS from the coding sequence ATGGACGATAAAAAGAAGAACTTTAAAACAGTTGACAAGAGAACCTTATTAAAAGAAGTTTTTAAAACACTTCAATTCATTTTTGTGGATGGAACTTTCATGGATAAAGCCATGGAAAAAACCATGCGTAACAATAAAAAATGGAAAGTGCGTGAACGTTCCTTTGTAGCCGAAACGATTTATGATTTGGTGCGCAATTGGCGGCTTATCTTAACTTGCGCCGATACCAAAGCCGAACTAAGCGAACACAATTGGAAAACTATTTACGGCACGTGGCTGGTAATAAAAGGCGAAGAACTTCCCGAAACAGCCGAATACAAAGACATCAACGAAAGCAAAATCATTTCGCTTTTAAAAAAATACGAGCACATTCGCAAAATTTGGGAATCTTATCCGGATTGGCTGGATGAGCGTTGCGAAAGAGAACTAGGCGCAGCACAATGGAACAAGTTAGCTCCTGCCCTAAATCACAATGCCTCCATGGTGTTGCGTGCCAACTCACTAAAAACAAATGTGCCCGAATTACAAACTACCCTCGCCGAAGTGGGTATCGAAACCGAAACACTTCCTTGGGCACCCGAAGCCTTACAACTAAAATTTAGCCGAAACGTATTTCGTTACGAACCTTTTAAAAATGGCTGGTTCGAAGTGCAGGATCCTGCATCGCAAATGGTTGCTGATTTTTTAGGCGCAAAACCCGGTATGCGGGTGGTGGATGCTTGTGCTGGAGCAGGAGGTAAAACACTACACCTTGCAGCGATGATGAAAAACAAAGGAAACATCATTGCCCTCGACACCAAAGAATTTAAATTGGCCGAGCTAAAAAAACGTGCCAAACGCGCAGGTGCTGCTATTGTAGAATGCAGAGTTATCGATTCCACAAAAGTGGTAAAACGATTAAAAGATTCGGCCGATCGACTTTTGCTCGATGTGCCTTGTAGCGGACTGGGTGTATTGCGCCGAAATCCCGATACCAAATGGATGTTGAAACCCGAAGAAATTGATAATGTTATTCGCACCCAACGTGAAATTCTGGAACGCTTCTCCCCCATTACCAAAGTGGGCGGAATGATGGTATATGCCACTTGCAGCATTTTGCCTTCCGAAGGAAAAGAACAAATTCAATGGTTCCTGCAAAACAATGCAGGCTGGACGCTCGAAGGAGAAAAGCAATATTCGCCCCTTGCTTTTGATTGCGATGGGTTTTATATGGCCTTAATGAAACGTATTAGTTAG
- a CDS encoding 30S ribosomal protein S6: protein MLKDYETVFIMTPVLSEDQTKEAVSKYKEYLTTNGAKLVHDESWGLKKLAYPIQKKSSGFYHVIQFQAEGSLIGNLEVTYKRDERILRFLTVALDKHAVAWASKRIGRSAEKKVASATV from the coding sequence ATGTTAAAAGATTATGAAACCGTTTTCATTATGACTCCCGTTTTGTCTGAAGATCAGACAAAGGAAGCGGTAAGTAAGTACAAAGAGTATCTTACTACAAATGGTGCTAAATTAGTGCACGATGAGAGTTGGGGCCTAAAAAAATTGGCTTACCCGATCCAAAAAAAATCATCCGGATTCTATCATGTGATTCAGTTTCAGGCTGAAGGCAGTTTGATTGGAAACTTGGAGGTTACTTACAAACGCGATGAACGTATTTTGCGTTTCTTAACTGTTGCTTTAGATAAGCATGCAGTTGCCTGGGCTTCTAAAAGAATTGGTCGTTCGGCTGAGAAAAAAGTAGCATCCGCAACCGTTTAA
- a CDS encoding T9SS type A sorting domain-containing protein translates to MKKISTLNLKKFFGAIAASMLIAAVSTAQNSAFWKTATITTFNLSQERTVYPEKFLGYRLDLVGLRTALNAAPKEYTVDRNKGLILEFPLPDGTFSRFSIVETEVMHPALSAKYPLIKTYVAQGIDDVHAWMRLDLSYLGFHAMLSTINGYVFIDPVNNTELENYICYYKSDMPNAYERHCELQGSKSEEESLVEKIGAHSSKGNLKIHDTGDELRTYRLAMACTGEYAATKGGTVPGALSGIVTSVNRVNGIYETEVAVRMVLVANTDTLIFLNAGSDPYSNNSGGAMLGQNQTTVTNRIGTSNYDFGHVFSTGGGGIAGLGVICNNSQKANGVTGLPNPVGDAFDVDYVAHEMGHQFGANHTFNNNTSGGCNGNAAQGHNFEPGSGSTIMAYASLCSPFDLQNHSDPIFHTESYNEIFNYTIFSAGNSCAAVSFTNNSVPVINTLNDYVIPFKTPFVLTGSATDFDGDPMTYIWEQYDSGPFGNPNTPSGDAAIFRDWTPVADSSRTFPRLISIINNTTVLGEKLPTYARTMHFKFTARDNRTGGGGVANNLTSVAVDVINTTNPFLVTDPNVGSVLWHFGANELVTWDVSSTDLAPINCANVNILLSVDGGFTFPYTLLANTPNDGSETVTIPTSGGLPQVNTNQARIKVQSVGNIFFDMSNANFSIQIPNGVESVGFEANALNVFPNPSSGNVAIELNSALSGKILVTLTDCLGRLVYSEELIKSSTKFKHNLNLDGLEKGIYFVEVKSGKSATAARFVKL, encoded by the coding sequence ATGAAAAAAATCAGTACACTTAATTTAAAAAAATTTTTCGGTGCAATTGCCGCATCCATGCTTATTGCTGCAGTTTCAACGGCACAAAACAGTGCATTTTGGAAAACAGCCACCATAACCACCTTTAACCTTAGCCAAGAAAGAACCGTTTATCCGGAAAAGTTTTTGGGCTATCGTTTGGATTTGGTCGGATTAAGAACCGCATTAAATGCAGCTCCGAAAGAATATACAGTTGACCGCAACAAAGGGTTGATTTTGGAATTTCCATTGCCCGATGGTACATTCAGTCGTTTTTCGATTGTTGAAACAGAAGTGATGCATCCTGCATTAAGTGCAAAATATCCGCTCATAAAAACTTATGTGGCGCAAGGTATTGATGATGTGCATGCATGGATGCGCCTTGATTTGAGTTATCTTGGCTTTCATGCTATGCTTTCGACAATAAATGGATATGTTTTTATTGATCCTGTAAATAATACTGAACTTGAAAATTATATCTGTTATTACAAATCTGATATGCCCAATGCGTACGAAAGGCATTGTGAATTGCAGGGCAGTAAGTCGGAAGAAGAAAGCCTTGTTGAAAAAATTGGAGCACATTCCTCAAAAGGCAATTTAAAAATTCACGATACCGGAGATGAGCTACGTACCTATCGTTTAGCAATGGCCTGCACCGGCGAATATGCAGCAACCAAAGGCGGTACAGTGCCCGGAGCTTTATCGGGAATTGTAACTTCGGTGAATCGTGTAAATGGCATTTACGAAACAGAAGTAGCGGTGCGTATGGTATTAGTTGCCAATACTGATACCTTAATATTTTTGAATGCGGGAAGTGATCCTTATTCCAACAATAGCGGAGGTGCTATGCTAGGGCAAAATCAGACTACTGTTACAAATCGCATTGGAACTTCAAATTACGATTTTGGTCATGTGTTTAGCACAGGCGGTGGTGGTATTGCCGGATTGGGCGTAATCTGCAATAATTCTCAAAAAGCTAATGGTGTAACTGGTTTGCCTAATCCTGTGGGCGATGCTTTTGATGTGGATTATGTTGCACACGAAATGGGGCATCAGTTTGGTGCAAATCACACCTTTAATAATAATACTTCGGGTGGGTGTAACGGTAATGCGGCACAAGGGCATAATTTTGAACCGGGCAGCGGAAGTACCATTATGGCTTATGCCAGTTTGTGCTCGCCTTTTGATTTACAAAACCACAGTGATCCTATTTTTCATACAGAAAGTTATAATGAAATATTTAATTACACGATTTTTTCGGCAGGGAATTCATGCGCTGCCGTGAGTTTTACCAATAATAGCGTACCTGTTATTAATACGTTAAACGATTACGTAATTCCATTTAAAACGCCTTTTGTTTTAACCGGTTCGGCTACTGATTTTGATGGGGATCCAATGACTTACATTTGGGAACAGTATGATTCAGGACCATTTGGAAACCCCAATACGCCAAGTGGGGACGCAGCTATTTTTAGAGATTGGACGCCCGTTGCTGATTCATCACGCACTTTTCCTCGTTTAATTAGTATCATTAACAACACCACCGTTTTGGGTGAAAAATTGCCTACTTATGCACGCACGATGCACTTTAAATTTACCGCTAGAGATAACCGAACCGGCGGAGGTGGAGTGGCAAATAATCTTACTTCTGTAGCAGTGGATGTGATTAATACAACGAATCCGTTTTTAGTTACAGATCCTAATGTGGGATCGGTGCTGTGGCATTTTGGTGCAAACGAATTAGTTACTTGGGATGTAAGTTCCACTGATTTAGCACCCATTAACTGTGCTAACGTGAATATTCTATTGTCGGTAGATGGTGGTTTTACTTTTCCTTATACACTTTTAGCCAATACTCCAAACGATGGCAGCGAAACAGTTACAATCCCTACCAGCGGTGGCTTACCACAAGTAAATACAAATCAAGCCCGCATAAAAGTGCAATCGGTTGGAAATATTTTCTTTGACATGAGCAATGCAAATTTTTCGATTCAAATTCCTAATGGTGTAGAGTCGGTGGGCTTTGAAGCGAATGCGCTTAATGTATTCCCAAATCCATCGAGTGGTAATGTTGCGATAGAACTTAATTCAGCACTAAGCGGAAAAATACTAGTAACACTTACGGATTGTTTAGGCAGATTAGTTTATTCTGAAGAATTAATAAAAAGCAGTACTAAGTTTAAGCATAACTTAAATTTAGATGGGCTCGAAAAGGGTATTTATTTTGTTGAAGTAAAGTCCGGGAAAAGCGCTACCGCTGCGCGATTTGTTAAACTCTAA